The Candidatus Eremiobacteraceae bacterium DNA window GAACTCGCCTTCACGCTCGCCGACGGCTTCGCATATGTCGAGGCCGGCATCAAGCGGGGTATGGACGTCGACGATTTCGCGCCGCGCCTGTCGTTCTTTTTCAACTCGCACTCCGACTTCTTCGAAGAGATCGCCAAGTTCCGCGCGGCTCGCCGCATTTGGGCGCGTCACATGCGCGAGAAGTACGGCGCGAAGAATCCGCGTTCGTGGACGATGCGCTTCCACACACAGACGGCCGGGTGTTCCGCCACGGCGCAGCAGCCCGACAACAACATCATGCGCACGGCGTTCCAGGCGCTCGCCGCGGTGCTCGGCGGCACGCAATCGCTGCACACCAACTCGCTTGACGAAGTGCTCGCGCTGCCCACCGAGAAGAACGTGCAGATCGCGCTGCGCACGCAGCAGGTCATCGCCTATGAAACCGGCGTCACCAACGTCATCGATCCGCTCGGCGGTTCGTACTATGTGGAGAAGCTCACCAACGAGATCGAAGCGGCGGCCGAGGACTACTTCCGGCGCATCGATGAGTTCGGCGGCGTCATCCCGGCGATCCACGCCGGCTTCTTCCAAAAGGAGATCGCCGACGCGGCGTACGTCTATCAGCGCGAGATCGAAAGCGGCGAGCGCATCATCGTCGGCGTCAATGAATTTGTGACGGACGAAGAGCAGCAAACTGGATTGCTGAAGATCGACCGCGCGATGGAGCTCGAACAGTGCAAGCGTGTGCAAGAATTCCGCGCCGGTCGCGACGGCGCTAAGGTCGAAGAAGCGCTCGCCGCGTTCAAGCGTGCCGCAGAAACCGAAGAAAACCTCATGCCGCACTACCTCGACTGCGTGAAGAGCAACGCCACGTTGGGTGAGATCTCCGAAGCGCTCGTGCCGATCTTCGGCCGCTACCGCGAACCGGCGTTCATCTAATGCCGGAACGGCCGATCCGCATTCTCGTCGCCAAAGCGGGCCTTGACGGTCACGACCGCGGCGCGAAGGTGATCGCACGCGCGTTGCGCGATGCGGGCGTCGAAGTGATCTATACCGGCCTGCATCAGACGCCCGAGCAAGTCGTGGAAGCGGCCATACAAGAAGACGTGGACGGCATCGGCCTGTCCGTGCTCTCCGGCGCACACATGACGCTGTTCCCGCGCATCAAAGAGCTGCTCGACAAAGAAGGCGCGAGCGACATCGTGCTCTTCGGCGGCGGCACCATTCCCGACGAAGACGTGAAGCCGCTGCTCGCCGCGGGCATCGCAGCCATCTTCACCCCGGGCACGCCCATCGCGACCACCATCGACTTCGTGCGCCGCGCGTGCGGTCATCGCGCGGGAGTTTGACCTTCGCGATTAGGCAGAACTTGACGTCGAAAAAAATTCGGGTGCGTTTCGCTCCGAGCCCGACCGGCTTTTTACACGTGGGCGGCGCGCGGACCGCATTGTTCAACTGGCTGTTCGCGCGTCACAACGGCGGCGAACTCGTGTTGCGCGTGGAGGACACCGACACCACGCGCAATCGCGACGAATTCACGCAAGGCATCTACGACGGATTGCGTTGGCTTGGCATTTCATGGGACGAGGGCCCGGATATCGGCGGTCCGTTTGGTCCGTACCGCCAAAGCGAACGGGTCGACACGCATCGCAAAGCCGCGCAGAAGCTGCGCGCGTCCGGCCACGCCTACGATTGCTTCTGCGCAGCCGTCGCCGAAGCTCCTGGCGCGGACGGTTCTCAGGACAGCGAGGCGGCCGTATGTTCGTGCGCGTCCTTGAGCGAGCCTGAGCGCGCGGCGCGAGTGGCCGCCGGCGACGCCCCGGCACTGCGTATGAAAGTAGATGCAAACCGAGCTATTACAGTTCCCGACCTGATCCGCGGTGACGTTACATTTCCTGCAGGCACCATCACGGACTTTGTGATCGTGAAACGGGATGGGGGAGCGCTGTACAACTTCGCCGTGGTCACCGATGACTATAACATGGGCATCACCCACGTCATCCGCGGCGAAGAGCACTTGGCTAATACGCCCAAGCAGCTCCTCATATACGAAGCGCTCGGTCTTGAGCCGCCGGCATTCGCTCACATCCCGATCATCTTAAACGAGCAGCGCCGCAAGCTTTCCAAACGCGACGGCGCCGCATTCGTCAACGATTACCAGGCGCAAGGTTATTTGCCGGCCGCGCTCGTCAACTTTCTCGTGCTGCTGGGCTGGTCGCCCGGCGAGAATCGCGAGCTCTTGACGCTCGACGAGATGGTGCGCGAATTCTCACTCGAAGGCGTCGTCAAACATCCCGCCATCTTCGACGTCGCCAAGCTCGGCTGGATGAACAAAGAATACCTTCGCACGGTGCCGGTTCCCGAACTCGCGCGCATGGTGATCTCGCTCTTGCCAACGGTGATGCCGGATGCGACGCGGATCGATCCGGCATATGTCGAGCGCGTCACGGCACTTTTCGCCGCGCGTGTGCATACCATCGTCGAGATCATCGAGCAGGGATCGTATTTCTTCAATGAGGCGGCGCCGACGCCGGCGCCCGAAGCGATCGCAAAACACTGCGCGGCGCCGGACACGATCGAATTGTTGACCGCCATCCGCGCAGTCCTTTCCGCCGTCGCCGATTTCAGCGTGGCCGGCATCGAAGCGGCGATCCGCGGCCTTGCGGAGACTCGGAACATGAAGGCTGCCGCATTTATCCATCCATTGCGCGTCGCGTTGACCGGTCAAGCGGTCAGTCCCGGCATCTTCGAGGTGACATCCATTCTGGGCCGCGTGGCGGTTCTCGGGCGGATCGACGCGCTCTTGGCGCGCCTCGAACGCGCCACGGCTGCCCCGCAGTGAGCGCGCGCGCCAGGGCCGTCGTGCTCGCCGCCGGCAAGGGCACGCGCATGAAAAGCCGCAAGCCCAAAGTGCTGCATGAAGTTTGCGGACGAACCATGCTCGAGCACGTGCTCAATGCAGTACGTGCGGCCGGCGCAAGCGATGTGCTCGCGGTCGTCAATCCGGAATTGAACGATGCGTGCGCGGCGCTCGGCGTCGCCACCGTTATCCAAGAACCGCAACACGGCACCGGACACGCGATGCAGTTGGCCATGGCCGCGCTCAAAGGCGACGACTTACCCGTGCTCGTCGTCAGCGCCGACATGCCGCTGCTCACGTCTGCGCTCTTGGGTTCGGTCGTCGACAAGCAGACTTCCGATGGCGCCCCGCTTGCGATGCTCACGGCCCACGTGCCGCTGCCCACCAATTTCGGGCGCATCGTGCGCGACGGCGACCGCGTGACTCGCATCGTCGAGAACGTGGACTGCACGCCCGAGCAGCGTGCGATCGACGAGGTCAACGCGGCTGTGTATTGCTTTGAATCTCAAGCGCTG harbors:
- a CDS encoding methylmalonyl-CoA mutase family protein; the encoded protein is IAQKEWIYPPEPSMRIITDMIEYCSEHVPKWNTISISGYHIREAGSTAAQELAFTLADGFAYVEAGIKRGMDVDDFAPRLSFFFNSHSDFFEEIAKFRAARRIWARHMREKYGAKNPRSWTMRFHTQTAGCSATAQQPDNNIMRTAFQALAAVLGGTQSLHTNSLDEVLALPTEKNVQIALRTQQVIAYETGVTNVIDPLGGSYYVEKLTNEIEAAAEDYFRRIDEFGGVIPAIHAGFFQKEIADAAYVYQREIESGERIIVGVNEFVTDEEQQTGLLKIDRAMELEQCKRVQEFRAGRDGAKVEEALAAFKRAAETEENLMPHYLDCVKSNATLGEISEALVPIFGRYREPAFI
- a CDS encoding cobalamin B12-binding domain-containing protein, coding for MPERPIRILVAKAGLDGHDRGAKVIARALRDAGVEVIYTGLHQTPEQVVEAAIQEDVDGIGLSVLSGAHMTLFPRIKELLDKEGASDIVLFGGGTIPDEDVKPLLAAGIAAIFTPGTPIATTIDFVRRACGHRAGV
- the gltX gene encoding glutamate--tRNA ligase translates to MRFAPSPTGFLHVGGARTALFNWLFARHNGGELVLRVEDTDTTRNRDEFTQGIYDGLRWLGISWDEGPDIGGPFGPYRQSERVDTHRKAAQKLRASGHAYDCFCAAVAEAPGADGSQDSEAAVCSCASLSEPERAARVAAGDAPALRMKVDANRAITVPDLIRGDVTFPAGTITDFVIVKRDGGALYNFAVVTDDYNMGITHVIRGEEHLANTPKQLLIYEALGLEPPAFAHIPIILNEQRRKLSKRDGAAFVNDYQAQGYLPAALVNFLVLLGWSPGENRELLTLDEMVREFSLEGVVKHPAIFDVAKLGWMNKEYLRTVPVPELARMVISLLPTVMPDATRIDPAYVERVTALFAARVHTIVEIIEQGSYFFNEAAPTPAPEAIAKHCAAPDTIELLTAIRAVLSAVADFSVAGIEAAIRGLAETRNMKAAAFIHPLRVALTGQAVSPGIFEVTSILGRVAVLGRIDALLARLERATAAPQ